Proteins encoded by one window of Xylella fastidiosa:
- a CDS encoding prephenate dehydrogenase, translating into MSASPVVGIVGSAGAYGHWLGRFLRERMDLKVIGYDPADPASLSPAELLRCADVLVFSVPIRKAAALIGEYVAMADGTDAGQLWIDVTSIKQAPVEAMLASQAEVVGLHPMTAPPKAPTLKGRVLVVCEARLHHWRPWLMQLCEALEAECVAATPEHHDRLMALVQAMVHACHLAQASVLRDYLPLLGEFQSIMSFRSMSFELDMAMIARILSLNPSIYEDIQFGNSYVLEMLDHLLSHLLELRALVSCGDDAARTRFRAGFLEANHQVFPEASLVAGNYNYERIGYLLADLTEPLAFSVYLPEDRPGSLQRLLHVFEQHGINLSSIHSSRTPAGELHFRISFDPGSDRVALMRAADEIDMRRIGCVLTRPEQ; encoded by the coding sequence GTGAGTGCGTCTCCCGTTGTTGGTATTGTCGGCAGTGCTGGTGCCTATGGACACTGGTTGGGACGCTTTCTGCGTGAGCGTATGGACTTGAAGGTGATTGGCTATGATCCGGCGGATCCAGCCTCGCTATCCCCTGCCGAGCTACTACGTTGTGCTGATGTGCTGGTGTTCTCTGTGCCGATCAGGAAAGCCGCTGCCTTGATTGGTGAATATGTGGCGATGGCTGATGGCACTGACGCTGGGCAGCTTTGGATTGATGTGACCTCAATCAAGCAGGCCCCCGTGGAAGCAATGTTGGCTTCGCAAGCGGAGGTAGTTGGCTTGCATCCTATGACTGCACCACCAAAGGCACCCACGCTAAAGGGCCGGGTGTTGGTGGTCTGCGAGGCGCGGCTACATCATTGGCGTCCGTGGTTGATGCAGTTGTGTGAGGCGTTGGAGGCCGAATGTGTGGCTGCGACGCCCGAGCACCATGACCGGCTGATGGCGTTGGTACAGGCAATGGTACATGCCTGTCACTTGGCACAGGCGAGTGTGTTACGTGATTACCTGCCGCTATTGGGCGAATTTCAGTCGATCATGTCATTTCGTTCGATGTCATTCGAGTTGGATATGGCGATGATTGCGCGGATTCTATCGTTGAATCCGTCGATTTATGAGGATATCCAGTTTGGAAATTCGTATGTGCTTGAGATGCTAGACCATCTGCTTAGTCACTTGCTGGAGCTGCGTGCATTGGTGAGTTGTGGTGATGATGCAGCACGTACTCGATTTCGTGCCGGCTTTTTGGAAGCCAACCACCAAGTTTTTCCAGAAGCGTCGTTAGTTGCAGGTAACTATAATTACGAGCGCATCGGTTATTTGTTGGCTGATTTGACCGAACCGTTGGCTTTCAGCGTGTACCTTCCAGAGGATCGCCCTGGTTCATTGCAAAGGCTGCTGCACGTGTTCGAGCAGCATGGGATTAATTTGTCCTCGATCCATTCATCGCGTACGCCAGCAGGTGAACTGCATTTTCGGATTAGCTTTGACCCTGGGAGCGATCGTGTTGCACTGATGCGAGCTGCCGATGAGATCGATATGCGCCGCATTGGTTGCGTGTTGACTCGGCCAGAACAGTGA
- a CDS encoding response regulator transcription factor gives MRQTKETSGLVLIVEDNRNISEMIGEYLEGRGFEVDYAVDGLDGYRLAVENSYDVVVLDLMLPRLDGIEVCRQLRKDARKSTPVLMLTARDTLDDKLTGLGFGADDYLTKPFAIQELEARLRALIRRERRQVGAEVLKLADLVLDPVSLRATRAGTELQLSPIGLRLLTILMRESPRVVSRQEIEREIWGNCLPDSDTLRSHLYNLRKVVDKPFGRPLLHTVQSAGYRMVDIEQSMD, from the coding sequence ATGCGTCAGACCAAGGAAACCTCAGGGCTTGTCCTGATAGTGGAAGATAACCGCAACATCTCAGAGATGATCGGCGAATACTTGGAAGGCCGTGGCTTTGAGGTGGATTACGCAGTCGATGGGTTGGATGGCTATCGTTTGGCCGTTGAGAACAGCTATGACGTGGTGGTACTCGATTTGATGTTGCCACGCCTGGATGGCATAGAGGTTTGTCGCCAGCTACGTAAGGACGCACGTAAATCGACACCTGTGCTGATGTTGACAGCGCGTGACACACTGGACGACAAGCTCACCGGATTGGGATTCGGTGCTGATGATTATCTGACGAAGCCATTTGCAATTCAGGAGTTAGAAGCTCGCTTGCGTGCTCTCATCCGTCGGGAGCGTCGCCAAGTTGGTGCGGAAGTGTTGAAGCTTGCTGATCTTGTCCTGGATCCGGTGAGCCTGCGTGCTACCCGTGCCGGTACTGAGCTGCAACTTTCCCCGATTGGGCTACGTCTTCTGACGATCTTGATGCGGGAGTCACCACGTGTCGTCAGTCGCCAGGAGATTGAACGCGAAATCTGGGGAAACTGTTTGCCGGATTCGGATACATTGCGCAGCCATCTATATAACCTGCGTAAGGTGGTTGATAAGCCATTTGGCCGACCGCTGTTACACACGGTACAGAGCGCAGGCTACCGGATGGTTGATATCGAACAATCAATGGATTGA
- a CDS encoding diacylglycerol kinase — MADQFGHIPRGPRRIFKAAIWSLKGLRAAWLHESSFRLEVVLLLLLGPLGLWLGQTPVEKVLLVGGLFMVLVVELLNSAIEAVIERYGPEYHELAGRAKDMGSAAVFITLGNVVLCWVLILGPRLF; from the coding sequence ATGGCTGACCAATTTGGGCACATTCCGCGTGGACCGCGGCGCATTTTCAAAGCTGCAATCTGGTCATTAAAGGGATTGCGTGCCGCTTGGTTGCACGAATCTTCTTTCCGTCTGGAGGTGGTATTGCTTCTGCTGCTTGGGCCATTGGGCCTGTGGCTGGGGCAAACCCCGGTGGAGAAGGTACTGTTGGTTGGCGGCTTATTCATGGTGTTGGTGGTGGAGTTGCTGAATTCGGCGATTGAAGCAGTGATCGAGCGTTATGGGCCTGAATACCATGAACTTGCTGGGCGTGCTAAGGATATGGGCTCGGCTGCGGTATTCATTACCTTGGGTAATGTGGTGCTTTGCTGGGTGTTGATCTTAGGTCCGCGTCTGTTTTAG
- the lgt gene encoding prolipoprotein diacylglyceryl transferase — MIYLHAIDPIAFSLGPVKVHWYGLMYLAGFGAAWCLGRQRIQAGRLLGVNIDGFSDLLFYAMMGVVLGGRVGYMLFYAFHDFLQEPLLLFRVWEGGMSFHGGLIGVLLAVAWWSRRQRMHMFDVVDFCAPLVPVGLGFGRLGNFIGGELWGKLTHNGWGVIFPRAPLSDVPAGQLAMQDVINFVQIQEHYAAGLLGHYARHPSQLYEAFLEGLVMFIVLWLFSRKPRPRYAVSGLFALLYGVFRFLVEFVRMPDNGVYVAFGWLTRGQILSLPLIVIGLFLFWLSCRSPVLQPVPAPEVAK, encoded by the coding sequence ATGATTTATCTCCACGCTATCGATCCGATTGCTTTCTCGCTTGGTCCGGTGAAGGTGCATTGGTATGGCTTGATGTATCTGGCAGGTTTTGGTGCGGCGTGGTGCTTGGGACGCCAACGCATCCAGGCCGGGCGTTTGCTTGGTGTCAACATAGATGGTTTTTCCGACCTGTTGTTCTACGCGATGATGGGTGTGGTGTTGGGTGGCCGTGTGGGTTACATGCTGTTCTATGCGTTCCATGACTTCTTGCAAGAACCATTGCTGCTTTTTCGGGTGTGGGAAGGGGGCATGAGTTTTCATGGAGGTTTGATTGGCGTCCTACTGGCAGTCGCTTGGTGGAGCCGGCGTCAGCGCATGCATATGTTCGATGTGGTTGATTTTTGCGCACCCCTGGTCCCAGTGGGCTTGGGTTTTGGTCGGCTTGGCAACTTCATTGGCGGTGAGCTTTGGGGCAAGCTCACACACAATGGCTGGGGAGTAATTTTCCCGCGTGCTCCGCTGAGCGATGTGCCTGCTGGGCAGCTTGCGATGCAGGATGTGATAAATTTTGTGCAGATCCAAGAGCATTATGCCGCTGGACTTTTGGGTCACTATGCCAGGCATCCCTCGCAGCTGTATGAAGCGTTCCTGGAGGGGCTGGTGATGTTCATAGTGCTATGGCTATTTTCGCGCAAACCACGTCCACGTTATGCGGTGTCTGGATTATTCGCGTTGTTGTACGGTGTGTTTCGTTTTTTGGTCGAGTTTGTGCGTATGCCAGACAATGGTGTCTATGTAGCGTTCGGATGGCTGACTCGCGGCCAGATCTTAAGCTTGCCGTTGATCGTGATTGGATTGTTCCTGTTCTGGTTGTCGTGCCGCTCACCAGTATTACAGCCAGTGCCTGCCCCTGAGGTCGCTAAGTGA
- a CDS encoding thymidylate synthase, with protein MKQYLELLNDVLVHGIKKPDRTGTGTRSVFGWQMRFDLSQGFPLVTTKKLHLRSIIHELLWFLRGETNIAYLKKHQVHIWDEWADATGELGPVYGKQWRRWAGADGHEIDQIRWLVEEIKRNPDSRRLVISAWNVADLPQMALVPCHALFQFYVANGKLSCQLYQRSADIFLGVPFNIASYALLTHMLAQVTGLVVGDFVHTLGDAHLYANHVEQASVQLGRVPRPQPVLRLNQAVTDLFDFTYDDIVIEGYDPYPAIKAPVAV; from the coding sequence GTGAAGCAGTACCTTGAATTACTGAATGATGTGCTTGTGCATGGCATAAAAAAGCCTGACCGCACTGGCACGGGGACACGCAGTGTGTTCGGTTGGCAGATGCGATTTGACTTGAGCCAAGGTTTTCCACTCGTTACGACTAAAAAGCTGCATTTGCGTTCGATCATTCACGAGTTGCTATGGTTTCTCAGGGGGGAAACCAATATTGCTTATCTTAAGAAGCATCAGGTACACATCTGGGACGAGTGGGCCGATGCCACGGGTGAGTTGGGACCTGTTTACGGCAAGCAATGGCGCCGTTGGGCTGGTGCGGATGGTCACGAGATCGACCAGATCCGTTGGTTGGTGGAGGAGATCAAGCGTAATCCAGATTCGCGCCGCTTGGTGATTAGTGCTTGGAATGTGGCTGATCTTCCACAGATGGCTTTGGTGCCGTGCCATGCACTGTTTCAATTCTATGTTGCCAATGGCAAATTGAGCTGTCAGCTCTATCAACGTAGCGCTGATATTTTTCTTGGCGTCCCTTTCAATATCGCTAGTTATGCACTGCTCACCCATATGTTGGCTCAGGTGACTGGGCTCGTGGTCGGTGATTTTGTGCATACGTTGGGTGATGCACATTTGTATGCTAATCATGTCGAGCAAGCATCCGTGCAACTGGGGCGTGTGCCGCGACCGCAACCGGTATTAAGGCTTAATCAGGCAGTGACTGACTTGTTCGACTTTACCTACGATGACATTGTGATTGAAGGTTACGATCCATATCCGGCTATCAAGGCACCGGTGGCTGTGTGA
- a CDS encoding dihydrofolate reductase produces MIVSLIAALDRYRAIGRDNGLPWHLPDDLKRFKALTLGRPVLMGRKTAHSLGRPLPGRTNLVLTRSGHVPFSEMRAVDSLDAAIVQAAAEGADTLSVIGGGELYALTLPHANAMYLTHVDVAVAGADTYFPMFDAVDWEIKNREPHQGDGRHAYPFTFIDYCRRLR; encoded by the coding sequence ATGATTGTTTCCTTAATTGCGGCGTTGGATCGTTACCGCGCCATTGGTCGTGATAATGGGTTGCCGTGGCACTTGCCGGACGATCTGAAGCGTTTCAAAGCATTGACTTTAGGTCGACCGGTGCTGATGGGACGCAAGACTGCGCATTCCCTTGGACGTCCCTTACCAGGGAGAACCAATCTGGTATTGACGCGTTCTGGACACGTGCCATTTTCTGAAATGCGGGCGGTGGATTCGCTTGATGCAGCTATCGTCCAGGCGGCTGCGGAGGGTGCCGACACGTTAAGTGTGATTGGTGGAGGTGAACTGTATGCACTGACTTTGCCGCACGCCAATGCGATGTACTTAACTCACGTGGATGTGGCTGTTGCGGGCGCTGACACGTATTTTCCTATGTTCGACGCCGTCGATTGGGAGATCAAGAACCGTGAACCCCATCAGGGCGATGGGCGTCATGCCTACCCGTTCACCTTCATAGACTATTGCCGCCGATTGCGTTAG
- a CDS encoding alpha/beta hydrolase yields MLKKYWIVLALVVGGIFVYFPTRVAASSFEASSAATLQPVVRSYGRLRFEPCTLSARGAGHIRVLCAQLPILENPALPEGRRITLKIAWLERDSGSHPASDPVFFIAGGPGQSATGVVAAVAPSLNEVRKKRDIFFVDQRGTGGSHPLTCVDAQGRALQLEAENTTTPEQYIAFVQRCAASLQGRADPRYYTTTEAVTDLDMVRTALSVDKINLIGVSYGTRVAQHYARRYRAHVRTLTMDGVVPNDLVIGSEFATTFENAIALQDAQCRKDPSCAKRFPIDSRQQLRTLMERLRQGSEVEYQDPASGEMRRRRITADTVVSLAFGLSYAPELIALLPLILNEAASGHYAPLMSLSQLVQRGMDDQMNHALHWSVICTEDADRYVTSASAGGALFGPKVAQMFFTPCKVWPTGVRPPDFMMPLVSDLPALLLSGERDPVTPPHYAEKLLKGLRYGRHIVAPGQGHGTIRVGCVSKLLGQFIDRADATSLDTTCVQRLVNVPVFTSFNGWEP; encoded by the coding sequence ATGTTGAAGAAATATTGGATAGTTCTAGCGCTTGTTGTGGGGGGTATTTTTGTTTATTTCCCAACGCGTGTAGCCGCTTCGTCATTTGAAGCCTCATCAGCTGCAACACTGCAACCTGTGGTCCGCTCCTATGGCCGTTTGCGTTTTGAACCATGCACACTGAGTGCTCGTGGTGCCGGACACATCAGGGTGCTCTGCGCGCAACTGCCGATCCTTGAGAATCCTGCGTTACCTGAAGGACGTAGGATTACCCTGAAGATTGCTTGGCTGGAGCGTGACAGCGGTAGTCATCCTGCCTCAGATCCGGTTTTTTTCATTGCTGGAGGTCCGGGCCAATCAGCAACTGGAGTCGTTGCTGCGGTGGCACCTAGTCTGAATGAGGTACGTAAAAAGCGTGACATCTTTTTCGTGGATCAGCGTGGTACGGGTGGTTCGCATCCGCTCACCTGCGTAGATGCGCAGGGGAGGGCGCTTCAGCTGGAGGCAGAGAACACCACGACACCAGAGCAATACATCGCCTTTGTACAGCGTTGCGCTGCTTCGCTACAGGGGCGTGCTGATCCTCGCTATTACACCACTACCGAAGCTGTCACCGATTTAGATATGGTTCGGACTGCACTCAGCGTGGATAAAATCAACCTGATTGGCGTCTCTTACGGCACTCGAGTGGCGCAGCACTATGCACGTCGTTATCGTGCCCACGTCCGTACCTTGACGATGGATGGAGTAGTTCCGAATGACTTGGTGATCGGTAGTGAATTTGCTACTACATTCGAGAATGCAATTGCGTTGCAGGATGCGCAGTGCCGTAAGGATCCATCCTGCGCCAAGCGTTTTCCGATTGACAGTCGGCAGCAACTGCGTACTTTGATGGAGCGTCTCCGTCAGGGCAGCGAGGTGGAGTATCAGGATCCTGCTTCCGGTGAGATGCGCCGCCGCCGTATCACTGCCGACACCGTGGTTAGCTTAGCCTTTGGTCTCTCGTATGCACCAGAGCTGATTGCATTGTTGCCGTTGATTTTGAATGAGGCCGCTTCAGGGCATTACGCGCCATTGATGTCGTTGTCTCAGCTTGTCCAGCGTGGCATGGACGATCAGATGAACCATGCGCTGCACTGGTCTGTCATTTGTACTGAGGATGCGGACCGCTACGTGACAAGTGCAAGTGCAGGAGGTGCCCTGTTTGGACCAAAGGTTGCACAGATGTTTTTTACGCCCTGCAAAGTTTGGCCTACTGGTGTCCGTCCGCCTGATTTCATGATGCCGTTGGTTTCCGATCTTCCGGCATTGTTGCTCTCAGGTGAGCGTGATCCTGTGACGCCGCCCCATTACGCCGAAAAGTTGCTTAAGGGCTTGCGTTACGGTCGTCACATCGTGGCACCGGGCCAGGGCCATGGCACCATCCGTGTTGGATGTGTGTCCAAGTTGCTTGGCCAGTTTATTGATCGTGCTGATGCTACGTCCCTTGATACAACCTGTGTGCAGCGTCTCGTTAACGTGCCAGTATTCACCTCGTTCAACGGGTGGGAACCATGA
- a CDS encoding ATP-binding cassette domain-containing protein gives MITAEHLHKSFKTKKGLVNAVKDLSFHAADGRITGLLGPNGAGKTTTLRMLYTLLVPDQGCISVDGVDAVSDPMTVRRGLGVLPDACGIYKRLTARENIAYFGELHGLSRIDVAARLSILSKALDMDDILDRQAAGFSHGQRTKIAIARALVHDPRNIILDEPTNGLDVMTTRKLRDFLRQLRAEGRCIIFSSHIMQEVAALCDHIIVIAKGTVVVAGSGDELRARTGKDNLEDAFIDAVGSDEGLHA, from the coding sequence ATGATTACCGCTGAACATCTTCATAAGTCCTTCAAGACCAAGAAGGGGCTGGTTAATGCGGTAAAGGACCTCAGTTTCCACGCTGCTGATGGTCGAATCACGGGATTACTCGGTCCCAACGGCGCTGGAAAAACGACGACGTTGCGCATGCTCTATACGCTATTGGTCCCAGATCAGGGCTGCATCAGCGTCGATGGCGTGGACGCAGTAAGCGATCCGATGACGGTTCGTCGTGGACTTGGCGTATTGCCAGATGCATGCGGTATTTATAAGCGGTTGACCGCGCGTGAGAATATCGCTTATTTCGGTGAACTGCATGGTTTGTCCCGCATAGACGTCGCCGCGCGTCTCTCCATACTGTCGAAGGCGCTGGATATGGATGACATTCTTGACCGTCAGGCTGCGGGTTTCAGCCATGGCCAGCGTACTAAGATCGCAATTGCACGTGCCTTGGTGCATGACCCACGTAACATCATCTTGGATGAGCCGACGAATGGTTTAGATGTGATGACCACACGTAAGTTGCGGGATTTTCTCCGTCAGTTACGCGCCGAAGGCCGCTGTATTATTTTCTCTAGCCATATCATGCAAGAAGTGGCGGCGTTGTGTGATCACATCATTGTGATTGCCAAGGGCACGGTAGTAGTGGCCGGTAGTGGCGATGAGCTGCGCGCGCGCACTGGAAAGGACAATCTGGAGGATGCCTTCATTGATGCAGTTGGTTCAGATGAAGGGCTGCATGCATGA
- a CDS encoding ABC transporter permease: MSAFSTLWTVICKELRDILRDRRTLVLSLLLTPLLYPLIILGMGMLSESRVKTQVDQLLEVPTIGREYAPTLINFLAAKRLNAVAPSSDVVTAIHTQQIDVALRIDSGYADAWREGRPALVEIVYDATRRDAEIPVARLKDALNAYSQQVGMLRLLARGIDPQVVRPIEISTWDLATPDAKRALLMSVILPMLLVITSFIGGASLVLDATAGERERQSLEPLLTTPVSRHIIVSGKIVAACAVGLLSLLLTLLAFKLSAQLASAEMSQQLNVRFIPMLQMLFILLPVLFMGTALLTFLAAAAKSVKEAQSHMAWLLLLPVLPSYAMMAYPLKSQLWQFAIPFLAQNQLLQKVIRNEVVGIEVWAIYLSMSFGLALLLWWAAVRRYCKEQLAVSD, encoded by the coding sequence ATGAGTGCGTTTTCTACTTTATGGACGGTGATTTGCAAGGAATTACGGGATATCCTGCGTGATCGCCGCACCCTTGTTCTGTCACTGCTGCTGACACCGCTGCTCTATCCTTTGATTATTCTAGGTATGGGGATGCTGAGTGAGTCGCGGGTCAAGACGCAAGTGGATCAGTTGCTGGAAGTGCCTACGATCGGACGCGAGTACGCGCCTACCTTGATAAATTTTCTTGCGGCTAAACGTCTAAATGCAGTTGCCCCTTCAAGTGATGTGGTCACGGCGATCCACACACAGCAGATTGACGTTGCGTTGCGTATTGATTCTGGCTATGCCGATGCTTGGCGAGAAGGACGTCCGGCCCTGGTGGAGATTGTGTACGATGCTACGCGCCGTGATGCTGAAATCCCGGTTGCACGTTTGAAGGACGCCTTGAATGCTTACAGTCAGCAGGTCGGCATGCTGCGGTTACTGGCAAGGGGGATCGATCCGCAAGTGGTTCGCCCGATCGAAATAAGTACCTGGGATTTGGCAACGCCCGATGCCAAACGTGCTTTGTTGATGTCGGTGATCCTTCCGATGTTGTTGGTGATTACATCCTTCATTGGTGGTGCGTCGTTGGTGTTGGATGCCACTGCTGGTGAACGTGAGCGGCAGTCACTGGAACCATTGTTAACGACACCAGTGTCACGTCATATCATCGTGAGTGGGAAGATTGTCGCAGCGTGTGCGGTTGGCTTGCTCTCGTTATTACTGACGTTGCTCGCATTTAAACTCAGCGCCCAGCTGGCAAGTGCTGAAATGAGTCAGCAGCTCAATGTCCGGTTCATACCGATGTTACAGATGCTGTTTATTCTTTTGCCGGTGCTGTTCATGGGGACCGCGCTGTTAACCTTTCTGGCTGCTGCAGCTAAAAGTGTGAAAGAAGCGCAGTCCCATATGGCATGGTTGCTATTGCTGCCGGTACTGCCCAGCTACGCGATGATGGCGTATCCATTAAAAAGTCAGTTATGGCAATTTGCGATCCCATTCTTGGCACAAAACCAGTTATTACAGAAAGTGATCAGGAATGAAGTGGTTGGGATTGAGGTATGGGCAATTTACCTAAGCATGAGTTTTGGTTTGGCTCTGTTGTTATGGTGGGCAGCGGTACGGCGTTACTGTAAGGAGCAACTCGCAGTTTCTGATTAA
- a CDS encoding energy transducer TonB, producing the protein MLQLKMSRTVPLSTPILLLLAMLVACSKQDDESAPVADAQSTPTVQGTGSPSPSSSQNMALDQLHEAATQALRDNRMYAPAGNNAVEYYLALREKQPQDAIVNSALTDLLPYTLIAAEQSIHRKDFDEARRLVNLIEKVDPNAPAFPRLKQALMSDTHTKKSNSQKIVEHNSNKKTSEQAHERMAEQREVAEQRERVRQEINDFERQTPIKRDVEQRTTQQLSSPVAVPILIQPSVKTQGSAAAITTTTPTTTIPTTTPQTPITTAVPATTQGTALSPISVKAPPIAPNLRPISTPAPRYPTEALRAGISGEVVVEIKVSTDGSVANARVVQSTPARVFDREALHTVKSWKFEPMKNMVTTRRTLSFTPGN; encoded by the coding sequence ATGTTGCAACTGAAGATGAGCCGTACCGTACCATTGAGCACACCAATATTGCTTTTACTAGCGATGCTAGTGGCTTGTTCCAAGCAAGACGATGAATCGGCTCCCGTTGCAGATGCACAAAGCACACCCACTGTCCAAGGGACAGGATCACCATCGCCATCATCATCACAAAATATGGCTTTGGATCAGTTACACGAAGCCGCAACTCAAGCGCTACGTGATAATCGAATGTATGCACCCGCCGGAAACAACGCCGTCGAGTACTACTTAGCACTCCGTGAAAAACAACCCCAAGACGCCATCGTCAACAGCGCCTTGACCGATTTACTACCTTACACACTCATCGCAGCAGAACAAAGCATTCACCGGAAAGACTTCGATGAAGCCAGACGCTTGGTGAATCTGATTGAAAAAGTGGATCCCAACGCACCAGCATTCCCACGTCTAAAGCAGGCGTTAATGAGCGACACACATACAAAAAAATCAAACTCTCAAAAAATCGTAGAACATAATTCCAATAAGAAAACCAGTGAGCAGGCACACGAAAGGATGGCTGAGCAACGTGAAGTGGCCGAGCAACGTGAAAGAGTCCGTCAGGAAATAAACGATTTCGAACGTCAAACCCCAATCAAACGCGATGTTGAGCAGCGCACCACACAACAACTTAGCTCACCAGTAGCGGTGCCGATACTGATACAGCCTTCAGTCAAAACACAAGGATCTGCAGCTGCTATCACTACAACAACCCCCACAACAACAATACCCACAACGACACCACAGACACCTATAACAACAGCTGTACCTGCAACAACACAGGGAACTGCACTCTCACCCATATCGGTAAAAGCTCCCCCTATAGCACCAAACCTACGGCCGATCAGTACGCCAGCACCAAGGTATCCGACAGAGGCGCTACGCGCCGGTATCTCGGGGGAAGTGGTGGTGGAAATCAAAGTAAGCACTGACGGCTCAGTCGCCAATGCAAGGGTGGTGCAATCCACACCAGCTCGCGTATTTGATCGAGAGGCACTGCACACAGTCAAAAGCTGGAAATTCGAGCCAATGAAGAACATGGTCACGACGCGCCGCACGCTATCGTTTACCCCAGGTAACTGA
- the serC gene encoding phosphoserine transaminase, whose product MTMRIFNFSPGPATLPEPVLRQAQAEMLEWNAVGASVMEISHRSAEFIALAKGIESDLRCLLGVPDDYAVLFLSGGATTQQALLPLNFAAPGQTADYVVTGHWSKTALKQASPYVNINVVADGERDGFQDIPNRAGWRLSKDAAYVHMTANETIHGVEFRQTPDVGDVPLFADFSSSIAADLIDVSKYDLIYAGAQKNLGPVGICVVIVRRTLLERTGQPRADIFTYASHAERDSMLNTPPTFNWYLLGLTVKWMLAEGGVQEFARRNQAKAQLVYQTIDQSGGFYRNGVAAAVRSRMNIPFFLPNVEQDARFAAEAKAAGLLSLKGHKAVGGIRASLYNAMPLAGVQALVAFMHDFQQRYG is encoded by the coding sequence ATGACGATGCGTATTTTTAATTTCAGCCCCGGTCCAGCGACCTTACCTGAACCAGTTTTGCGCCAAGCGCAGGCTGAAATGCTTGAATGGAATGCAGTGGGGGCTTCTGTGATGGAAATTAGTCACCGAAGTGCTGAATTTATAGCGCTGGCTAAAGGTATTGAGAGCGACCTGCGTTGTTTGCTTGGAGTACCAGATGACTATGCAGTATTGTTCTTGTCCGGTGGTGCGACAACTCAGCAAGCGTTGTTACCGCTTAATTTTGCCGCCCCAGGACAGACTGCTGATTATGTGGTCACCGGGCATTGGAGTAAGACCGCACTGAAGCAAGCCAGCCCCTATGTGAATATTAACGTGGTGGCCGATGGGGAACGTGATGGTTTTCAGGATATTCCAAACCGTGCTGGCTGGCGTTTGTCTAAAGATGCGGCGTATGTGCACATGACTGCGAACGAGACGATTCACGGCGTCGAGTTCCGCCAGACGCCGGACGTTGGCGATGTGCCGTTGTTTGCCGACTTTAGCTCCTCGATTGCTGCTGATCTGATCGACGTATCCAAATACGATTTAATCTATGCTGGTGCGCAAAAGAACCTTGGTCCTGTCGGAATTTGCGTGGTGATCGTACGCCGTACTCTGCTTGAACGTACCGGTCAGCCGCGTGCTGATATTTTTACTTACGCCTCGCATGCCGAACGTGATTCGATGCTCAATACCCCGCCAACCTTCAATTGGTACCTGCTTGGTCTTACCGTCAAGTGGATGCTTGCTGAGGGGGGAGTGCAGGAATTCGCGCGTCGTAATCAGGCCAAGGCGCAATTGGTTTATCAGACGATTGATCAATCTGGCGGTTTTTATCGTAATGGAGTTGCTGCGGCAGTGCGTTCGCGTATGAATATTCCGTTCTTTTTGCCGAATGTTGAGCAAGATGCTCGTTTCGCCGCCGAGGCTAAGGCCGCTGGTTTATTATCCTTGAAGGGGCATAAAGCGGTTGGTGGCATCCGTGCTTCCCTCTATAACGCCATGCCACTGGCTGGTGTGCAGGCATTAGTGGCATTTATGCATGATTTTCAACAGCGCTATGGTTGA